One Mycolicibacterium sp. ND9-15 genomic window, CAAAGCCGTGCAGGAGCTGTCCGACTACGACTGGCGCAGCCCGCAGGCGCGCGAAAAGTACGACCAGATCAAGGACCTGCTCGGCCGCGAAATGCTCGATCAGCGGTTCGCGGGCATGAAGGAGGCGCTGCAGAACGCCACCGACGAGGACCGGCAGCGTGTCAACGAGATGCTCGACGATCTCAACGAGCTGCTGGACAAGCACGCCCAGGGCAAGGACACGCCGCAGGACTTTCAGGACTTCATGAACAAGCACGGCGAGTTCTTCCCGGAGAACCCGCGCAACGTCGACGAGTTGCTGGACTCGCTGGCCCAGCGAGCGGCCGCCGCCCAGCGGTTCCGCAACAGCCTGAGCGCCGACCAGCGGGCCGAACTGGATGCGCTGGCGCAGCAGGCGTTTGGGTCGCCGTCGTTGATGAACGCGCTGAACCGGCTGGACGCTCATCTGCAGGCGGCGCGGCCGGGGGAGGACTGGACCGGGTCGTCGAAGTTCTCCGGCGACAACCCGCTGGGCATGGGCGAGGGCGCGCAAGCGATGGCCGACATCGCCGAACTCGAGCAGTTGGCCGAAGCCCTTTCGCAAAGCTATGCAGGCGCCACGATGGAGGACGTCGACCTCGAAATGCTGGCCCGTCAACTCGGCGACGAGGCGGCCGTTGACGCGCGCACACTCACCGAACTGGAACGGGCACTGATGGATCAGGGCTTCCTGGACCGTGGTTCGGACGGACAGTGGCGGCTGTCGCCCAAGGCGATGCGCCAGTTGGGCCAGACTGCGTTACGCGATGTGGCACAACAACTCTCGGGCAGGCACGGTGAGCGCGACACCCGTCGTGCCGGCGCGGCAGGTGAACTGACGGGAGCGACGCGGCCCTGGGCGTTCGGTGACACCGAGCCGTGGAACGTCACCCGCACGCTCACCAACGCGGTGCTGCGACAGGCCGGAACCGGGGCGGCCGAACGCCCGATTCGCATCACGGTCGACGACGTCGAAATCTCCGAGACCGAGACGCGCACCCAGGCGGCCGTGGCCTTGCTGGTCGACACCTCGTTCTCGATGGTGATGGAGAACCGGTGGTTGCCGATGAAGCGTACGGCGCTGGCGCTCAGCCACCTCATCGGCACCCGGTTCCGGTCTGATGCGTTGCAGATCATCGCGTTCGGCCGCTACGCCCGCACCGTGACGCCGGCCGAACTCACCGGGCTGGAGGGCGTCTACGAGCAGGGCACCAACCTGCACCACGCGCTGGCGTTGGCTGGGCGGCATCTGCGCCGTCACCCCACTGCCCAGCCGGTGGTCCTCGTCGTCACCGACGGCGAACCGACGGCGCACCTGGAGAGCCAGCCAGGAGACGATCGCCGCTCTGCCGTGTTCTTTGACTACCCGCCTCATCCGCGGACCATCGCCCACACGGTCAAGGGCTTCGACGAGGTCGCCGCGCTCGGGGCGCAGGTGACGATCTTCCGGTTGGGCAACGATCCGGGGTTGGCGCGGTTCATCGACCAGGTGGCGCGCCGGGTCGAAGGACGGGTGGTGGTACCAGATCTCGACGGGTTGGGAGCCGCGGTGGTCGGCGACTACCTGCGCTCGCGGCGGAGACGTTAGACAGGCTCGGCCTGCGTGCCGTTAGGCGGCCTTGCGCTTCTTGCGCTTGACGCCGACGCTTCCCCACAGCGCGAAGCCACGGATGCACACACACGGCGCGCCGGGCGAACCCTCACCGTCGACGGAGTGCTCGAATGCGCCCATCACGCCGACGCCGCGCAGGTCGACGTTGACCTCCGGTGGCACCAGAATGGTCTGGCCGCCGAAGACCGAGTACGCGTGAATCTCGACTTCTGGTGACGTGAAGTCGGCGTACCGCAAATCGATGACACCGCCGCCGAAGAAGGCGATCGTGGTCAGCCGCCGGGGTACATTCCACCGGCCGCGGCGTTCGAAGCCGCTCATGATCGCCAACAGCATCGTCGACGGTGCGGGTCGGCACGGGCCACCGCTGCGTCCCCGGGTGATCGCGCCGGGCAGATCGGCCGAGAGCCGGTCGAGCTCCTCGTAGGTTTGTGCGGCGTATGCTCGCGTCAGCCGGGCCTCATACTCGTTGAGTTGAAGTTGGCCATGGGCGGCGGCGTCGGTGAGCAGCTGCGCCACCTGAATCCGATCGGTGTCAGCAGCACGCATCGAACCGTTACGCGGCGCCGGGTTACTCATCGAGTACGAGCCTACGACGAACGCTGGCACACGCAACAGCGTTGGCCAAACTGTGCTCTCATCGATGTCGGCGAAGCCG contains:
- a CDS encoding DUF1707 SHOCT-like domain-containing protein translates to MSNPAPRNGSMRAADTDRIQVAQLLTDAAAHGQLQLNEYEARLTRAYAAQTYEELDRLSADLPGAITRGRSGGPCRPAPSTMLLAIMSGFERRGRWNVPRRLTTIAFFGGGVIDLRYADFTSPEVEIHAYSVFGGQTILVPPEVNVDLRGVGVMGAFEHSVDGEGSPGAPCVCIRGFALWGSVGVKRKKRKAA
- a CDS encoding VWA domain-containing protein; this encodes MSKHTSRYSRYTGGPDPLAPPIDLREALEQIGQDVMEGSSPRRALSEMLRRGTKNMRGADKLAAEANRRRRELLQRNNLDGTLAEIKKLLDEAVLAERKELARALDDDARFNEMRIESLPPSPAKAVQELSDYDWRSPQAREKYDQIKDLLGREMLDQRFAGMKEALQNATDEDRQRVNEMLDDLNELLDKHAQGKDTPQDFQDFMNKHGEFFPENPRNVDELLDSLAQRAAAAQRFRNSLSADQRAELDALAQQAFGSPSLMNALNRLDAHLQAARPGEDWTGSSKFSGDNPLGMGEGAQAMADIAELEQLAEALSQSYAGATMEDVDLEMLARQLGDEAAVDARTLTELERALMDQGFLDRGSDGQWRLSPKAMRQLGQTALRDVAQQLSGRHGERDTRRAGAAGELTGATRPWAFGDTEPWNVTRTLTNAVLRQAGTGAAERPIRITVDDVEISETETRTQAAVALLVDTSFSMVMENRWLPMKRTALALSHLIGTRFRSDALQIIAFGRYARTVTPAELTGLEGVYEQGTNLHHALALAGRHLRRHPTAQPVVLVVTDGEPTAHLESQPGDDRRSAVFFDYPPHPRTIAHTVKGFDEVAALGAQVTIFRLGNDPGLARFIDQVARRVEGRVVVPDLDGLGAAVVGDYLRSRRRR